One window of Nicotiana tomentosiformis chromosome 11, ASM39032v3, whole genome shotgun sequence genomic DNA carries:
- the LOC104087082 gene encoding uncharacterized protein: protein MSPALTDTGDLYLHKGQISNTQSSYNLSKQQRIFCGVPMDHNLGHTGQGQDPNPSPFGSSAKLQKPRLYKKKYTGSHKKDQPFNPFKGFVENQEMDMGLGVGGNLGAGGNLGYWGSGDAGNKGFVFGASRISGSNDKSGPFGANSNTNVGEGTFLVDEMRKLKLESGKKMNVSGVNNNVVNSVADKGGSFVFTGGDAKLDEMVSKEMESKLNIDSEGNVDSAPNVKPEFNVFGSLSSSENVDNKFGEGVGVKLLNEMNKLNIKESIENDVKDYAYMERGSLGGSSETLLHDKMKNMHINEPMGSYVANENVKVDPSSSDPSGNIVNKHDNVNESGVGSRSRNHFGQTQTDLPASADNVDKGKTEFSGNTDAGGISDSIPSGFSFQAATRNSPFTNPVEFSFTTKSDGMLMQNFGFKTPTVKGSLNKKVETRREATKDPRYKKKKGKPKQTHSTPVDFAQDFAFRGSSEENAEPSEPYSPMDISPYREPPTDNTLSRETSLASDESCSPNENYGCSDSRPVVANDVTDEDLVDATERMNINENDVTYNETQEVKFGHFIHHGVDTGGPFEESISGTETESFKSATEHLDYSTDSFVTAAENEVTSKSTIERQDSDGGSQFSVTSNFEECCIEGNFIFGASSVAQNQIAAATRQQKKKNRTKLTNDSCSSMSTTQFSFSSSPVQFLQVSGSPLSSPTQGKKGYIPALTSHSQGNDEPAKVQKVNHETVAASMAAQEACEKWRLRGNQAYANGNLSKAEEFYTQGLNCVSGSETSKSCLRALMLCYSNRAATRMSLGRMREALEDCMKAVALDPNFFRVQVRAANCYLALGEVENASKFFMKCLQQGPEVCADRKILVEASEGLEKTQRVSECMKQCVELLQRRRQSDADLALGAISEALTISTYSEKLLEMKADALLLLRRYEEVIQLCEKTLEFAKSNALPSNSSYQSSELDSAATEKSASSGLWYFSKIVKSYFYLGKLEEADTFMKNQEKSTCLMESSGLKNLEAAVPLAVTIRELLCLKAAGNAAFQSGKHAEAVEHYTAAVSCNFESRPFTAICFCNRAAAYRAMGQISDAIADCSLAIALDGNYVKALSRRASLFEMIRDYGRAASDLQRLVSLLTRHMENKVGGSGSHNKMSFINEIRQTQQKLSAMEEEARKEIPLNFYLILGVDSSAGASEIRKAYRKAALKHHPDKAGQSLARNDNADDGLWKDIAEEVHRDADRLFKMIGEAYAVLSDSAKRSRYDLEEEMRNSQSRGNESSTFRTHTDFSNYPSERSGSRHHWEDVWRAYKSTQPRESDRNRSNW from the exons ATGTCGCCGGCGTTGACTGATACCGGAGATTTGTATCTTCATAAAGGTCAGATTTCTAACACTCAATCTTCTTATAATCTTTCAAAGCAGCAGAGAATATTTTGTGGGGTTCCAATGGATCACAATCTTGGACATACGGGTCAGGGTCAAGATCCGAACCCGTCTCCATTTGGGTCTTCTGCAAAGCTGCAAAAACCCAGATTGTATAAGAAGAAATACACGGGTTCTCATAAAAAGGATCAACCTTTCAACCCTTTTAAGGGTTTTGTGGAAAATCAAGAAATGGACATGGGTTTGGGGGTGGGAGGTAATTTGGGGGCGGGGGGTAATTTGGGGTATTGGGGTAGTGGGGATGCTGGTAATAAAGGGTTTGTTTTTGGAGCTAGTAGAATTAGTGGTAGTAATGATAAAAGTGGTCCGTTTGGAGCAAATTCAAATACCAATGTAGGCGAAGGAACATTTCTTGTTGATGAAATGAGAAAACTGAAACTTGAAAGTGGGAAGAAAATGAATGTGAGTGGTGTAAACAACAATGTGGTTAATTCTGTTGCTGATAAAGGAGGGTCTTTCGTGTTTACGGGTGGCGATGCGAAACTTGATGAAATGGTAAGCAAGGAGATGGAGAGCAAGTTAAACATTGATAGTGAGGGAAATGTTGACTCTGCACCGAATGTAAAACCCGAGTTTAACGTGTTTGGCAGCTTGTCGAGTAGTGAAAATGTTGATAATAAGTTTGGTGAGGGTGTAGGAGTTAAACTCTTGAATGAGATGAACAAGTTGAATATCAAAGAAAGCATTGAGAATGACGTGAAGGACTATGCATATATGGAAAGAGGCTCTTTGGGTGGAAGCTCAGAGACCTTGCTTCATGATAAGATGAAAAACATGCATATAAATGAGCCTATGGGTTCTTATGTTGCTAATGAGAATGTAAAGGTTGATCCAAGTTCAAGTGACCCCAGTGGAAATATTGTTAATAAGCATGATAATGTGAATGAGTCAGGAGTTGGAAGCAGAAGCAGAAACCATTTTGGTCAAACACAGACCGATTTGCCTGCTTCCGCAGATAATGTGGATAAAGGGAAGACTGAGTTTTCGGGCAATACCGATGCTGGTGGAAtttcagattcaattccttcagGGTTCTCATTTCAGGCAGCAACGCGGAATAGTCCCTTTACTAATCCGGTTGAATTTAGTTTCACTACAAAGTCTGATGGTATGCTAATGCAAAATTTTGGATTTAAGACACCAACTGTTAAAGGAAGCTTAAATAAGAAAGTTGAAACTAGAAGGGAAGCGACTAAAGACCCCAGATACAAGAAAAAGAAAGGGAAGCCTAAGCAAACACACTCAACTCCAGTGGACTTTGCTCAAGACTTTGCCTTCAGAGGAAGTTCAGAAGAGAATGCCGAACCTTCCGAACCATATTCACCAATGGATATTTCTCCGTATCGTGAACCACCAACAGATAATACATTGTCAAGGGAAACTTCTTTGGCTTCCGATGAGTCCTGTAGTCCGAATGAGAATTATGGATGTAGTGATTCACGACCAGTGGTTGCAAATGATGTAACAGATGAAGATCTGGTAGATGCAACAGAACGCATGAATATCAATGAAAATGATGTGACATACAACGAAACACAAGAAGTAAAATTTGGACACTTTATTCATCATGGTGTAGATACAGGCGGTCCTTTTGAAGAGTCTATATCTGGGACTGAgactgaaagcttcaaatctgcTACCGAGCATTTAGATTATAGTACTGATTCTTTCGTAACTGCAGCAGAAAATGAAGTGACttccaaatcaacaattgagagaCAAGATAGCGATGGAGGAAGTCAGTTTAGTGTTACTTCAAATTTTGAGGAGTGTTGCATTGAGGGTAACTTCATATTTGGTGCATCCTCTGTTGCTCAAAATCAGATAGCAGCAGCAACACGGCAACAGAAGAAGAAAAATCGAACGAAGCTCACCAATGATTCGTGTAGTTCAATGTCAACTACGCAATTTTCTTTCTCATCATCACCAGTGCAATTTTTGCAAGTTTCTGGATCTCCTCTTTCATCTCCCACTCAGGGTAAGAAAGGATATATACCTGCTTTGACAAGCCATAGCCAGGGAAATGATGAACCAGCTAAGGTGCAGAAGGTCAACCATGAAACGGTTGCGGCAAGCATGGCTGCTCAGGAAGCTTGTGAAAAATGGCGATTGAG GGGGAATCAAGCCTATGCAAATGGGAACTTGTCTAAAGCAGAGGAATTCTACACACAAGGACTGAACTGTGTGTCTGGAAGCGAGACATCTAAGAGCTGTCTTCGGGCTTTAATGTTATGTTATAGCAACCGTGCAGCAACACGTATGTCTCTTGGAAGAATGAGAGAAGCACTTGAGGATTGTATGAAGGCTGTTGCATTAGATCCGAACTTTTTCAGGGTCCAAGTTCGAGCTGCAAA CTGTTACCTTGCCCTTGGGGAAGTCGAAAATGCATCAAAGTTTTTCATGAAGTGCTTGCAACAAGGGCCGGAGGTATGTGCGGACAGAAAAATATTGGTGGAAGCTTCGGAGGGCTTGGAAAAGACACAG AGAGTATCAGAATGTATGAAGCAGTGTGTGGAACTTCTGCAAAGGCGAAGGCAAAGTGATGCAGACTTGGCCTTGGGTGCAATCTCTGAGGCTTTGACAATAAGCACCTATTCGGAGAAACTTCTTGAAATGAAAGCAGATGCTCTTCTCTTG CTGAGGAGGTACGAAGAGGTGATTCAGTTATGTGAGAAGACACTTGAATTTGCTAAGTCAAATGCTCTGCCTTCTAATTCCAGTTACCAGTCATCGGAATTAGATAGTGCGGCCACAGAGAAAAGTGCTTCCTCTGGGCTCTGGTATTTTTCTAAAATAGTCAAGTCTTACTTTTATCTTGGGAAGCTTGAAGAGGCTGATACTTTTATGAAGAACCAAGAAAAATCGACGTGTCTAATGGAAAG TAGTGGACTCAAGAATTTAGAAGCTGCTGTTCCTTTAGCTGTAACAATACGTGAGCTCTTGTGCCTCAAG GCAGCTGGAAATGCAGCATTCCAATCAGGAAAGCATGCAGAAGCTGTTGAGCATTATACTGCTGCAGTATCATGTAATTTTGAGTCGCGGCCTTTCACTGCAATATGTTTCTGCAATCGTGCTGCTGCATACCGAGCTATGGGTCAAATTTCAGATGCCATTGCAGATTGCAGCCTGGCAATTGCGCTAGATGGGAATTATGTGAAG GCACTTTCTAGACGGGCTTCTCTTTTTGAGATGATCAGAGATTACGGACGAGCAGCTTCAGATCTTCAGCGACTTGTGTCCCTTCTGACAAGGCATATGGAAAATAAAGTTGGTGGATCTGGATCACATAACAAAATGAGTTTCATAAATGAGATTCGGCAAACACAACAGAAGCTTTCGGCAATGGAGGAAGAAGCCAGAAAGGAAATCCCCTTGAACTTTTACCTCATCTT GGGAGTTGATTCATCTGCTGGTGCATCAGAAATTAGGAAAGCCTATAGAAAAGCTGCGCTCAAGCATCACCCTGATAAG GCTGGGCAATCACTGGCTAGAAATGACAATGCGGATGATGGACTGTGGAAAGACATAGCAGAAGAAGTCCACAGAGATGCCGACAGGCTCTTTAAGATGATAGGAGAGGCCTATGCAGTGCTTTCGGACTCTGCAAAG